The following coding sequences are from one Streptomyces sp. NBC_00536 window:
- a CDS encoding aldehyde dehydrogenase — protein MTSDTITPGTVTHFINGAATASADGATMPSIDPATRTAWTQVSRGSAQDVDHAVAAARAAFDTGPWPRMTPAQRSAVLHRLADLVLAHADELALLDTLDMGRPLSLTRANDVVRSAANLRFFADDAVSAADEALPGHPDHHIYTRHEPAGVVAAISPWNFPLMQATWKIAPALAHGNTVVLKPAEQSPASATRLAELAVLAGLPAGVLNVVQGVGPDGAGAALVAHPGVDLITFTGETRTGESIMRAAATGVRAVSFELGGKGASVIFADADIDRAVAVAADAAFSNSGQICLAGSRVFVQRPVYERVVEALAKTAAGLRLGDPRDPATQVGPLSSAEHHAKVTGHLRRAAEEGATLLGGGARDGWWVAPTVVVDAAPDAAICRDEVFGPVLTVHPFDTEEEAVQAANATPYGLSAMVFTNHLARAHRVAGRLRAGNVWVNCFWVRDLRSPFGGFGRSGIGREGGRHSREFFTEAKTVVIDVA, from the coding sequence GTGACGTCCGACACCATCACGCCCGGCACCGTCACGCACTTCATCAACGGTGCGGCGACCGCCTCCGCCGACGGCGCGACGATGCCGAGCATCGACCCGGCCACCCGGACGGCGTGGACGCAGGTGTCGCGGGGATCCGCGCAGGACGTGGACCACGCGGTCGCGGCCGCCCGCGCCGCCTTCGACACCGGCCCCTGGCCGAGGATGACCCCGGCACAGCGGTCGGCGGTCCTGCACCGCCTCGCCGACCTCGTCCTGGCGCACGCCGACGAGCTGGCCCTCCTCGACACCCTGGACATGGGCCGTCCGCTGTCCCTGACGCGGGCCAACGATGTCGTACGCAGTGCGGCGAACCTGCGGTTCTTCGCCGATGACGCCGTCTCGGCGGCGGACGAGGCGCTCCCCGGGCATCCGGACCACCACATCTACACCCGGCACGAACCGGCCGGTGTGGTCGCCGCGATCTCCCCGTGGAACTTCCCGCTCATGCAGGCCACATGGAAGATCGCGCCCGCGCTCGCCCACGGCAACACCGTCGTGCTCAAGCCCGCGGAGCAGAGCCCCGCCTCGGCCACCCGGCTCGCCGAACTCGCCGTGCTGGCCGGCCTGCCGGCGGGCGTCCTCAACGTCGTCCAGGGCGTGGGCCCCGATGGCGCGGGCGCCGCTCTGGTCGCGCATCCGGGCGTCGACCTGATCACCTTCACCGGGGAGACCCGGACCGGCGAGTCGATCATGCGCGCCGCCGCCACCGGGGTCCGGGCCGTCAGCTTCGAGCTGGGCGGCAAGGGCGCGTCGGTGATCTTCGCGGACGCGGACATCGACCGCGCCGTGGCCGTGGCCGCCGACGCCGCCTTCTCCAACTCCGGTCAGATCTGCCTCGCCGGATCCCGGGTCTTCGTCCAACGGCCCGTCTACGAGCGGGTGGTCGAGGCGCTGGCCAAGACAGCGGCCGGGCTGCGGCTGGGGGATCCCCGCGATCCCGCCACCCAGGTGGGCCCGCTCTCCTCCGCGGAACACCACGCGAAGGTCACCGGCCACCTGCGCCGGGCCGCCGAGGAAGGTGCGACCCTCCTCGGCGGCGGGGCCCGCGACGGCTGGTGGGTGGCCCCGACCGTCGTCGTGGACGCCGCCCCGGACGCCGCCATCTGCCGGGACGAGGTCTTCGGACCGGTGCTCACCGTGCACCCCTTCGACACCGAAGAGGAAGCCGTCCAGGCCGCCAACGCGACGCCCTACGGCCTCTCCGCCATGGTGTTCACGAACCACCTGGCCCGCGCCCACCGGGTCGCCGGCCGGCTGCGCGCCGGGAACGTCTGGGTCAACTGCTTCTGGGTGAGGGACCTCAGGTCCCCCTTCGGCGGCTTCGGCCGGTCCGGCATCGGCCGCGAAGGCGGCCGGCACTCCCGGGAGTTCTTCACCGAGGCGAAGACCGTCGTCATCGACGTGGCCTGA
- a CDS encoding RidA family protein gives MGTDTTTAVSSAEARFQELGLSFPASPKRMGNFVSAVRVGDLLFLSGQGSHDHLGKVGVDLDIDTAYEAARECALRLLGLVKDELGSLDRVKRVVKLLGFVNCEAGFDRSPLIINGASDLLVEVFGDSGRHARSAFGAIALPHNFAVEIEMIVQIES, from the coding sequence ATGGGTACCGACACCACCACGGCCGTCTCCTCGGCGGAGGCCCGTTTCCAGGAGCTGGGACTGTCCTTCCCGGCCTCCCCGAAGCGGATGGGCAACTTCGTCAGCGCGGTCCGCGTCGGCGACCTGCTGTTCCTGTCCGGCCAGGGCAGCCACGACCACCTGGGCAAGGTGGGCGTGGACCTCGACATCGACACGGCGTACGAGGCCGCTCGCGAATGCGCGCTGCGGCTGCTCGGCCTGGTCAAGGACGAGCTGGGTTCCCTCGACCGGGTCAAGCGCGTCGTGAAGCTGCTCGGCTTCGTCAACTGCGAGGCCGGATTCGACCGCAGTCCCCTGATCATCAACGGGGCCTCCGACCTGCTCGTCGAGGTCTTCGGTGACTCAGGCCGGCACGCCCGCTCCGCCTTCGGCGCCATCGCGCTGCCGCACAACTTCGCGGTGGAGATCGAGATGATCGTGCAGATCGAGTCGTGA
- a CDS encoding amidohydrolase family protein — protein MTQGTGAGLVDCHTHTLPRNWLDLAERYGDDRWPVRGPVDRCSADLFVGGKHFRTVPHTCWDPAARIEQMDADGVAQQWLSATPVLFSYWAPPRQCAEMARHVNDGIAEMVRHAPDRFVGLATLPMGDTDLALAELERATGELGLRGVEIGTNIAGRELDDPSFLPVFQEMADRGVPLLVHPWDIRSADRLARYNAMYTVGMPTETAYAALALLHGGVLGAVPGLRVLLAHGAGALAWLLPRIDRGWATWPDRRGGAEQPPGVLARRLWADSLAGDEANIRLAGHRLGWDRIVLGTDYPFPFGEQSPGDVVLASSLDPGTKTAILSGNSAALLTGLPTDHTHGQHGQHGQHSQHSQEQR, from the coding sequence GTGACACAGGGCACCGGCGCGGGGCTGGTCGACTGCCACACGCACACCCTGCCCCGGAACTGGCTCGACCTGGCCGAGCGCTACGGCGACGACCGCTGGCCGGTCCGCGGGCCGGTCGACCGGTGCAGCGCCGACCTGTTCGTCGGCGGCAAGCACTTCCGTACGGTGCCCCACACCTGCTGGGACCCGGCCGCCCGGATCGAGCAGATGGACGCCGACGGGGTCGCACAGCAGTGGCTGTCCGCCACCCCCGTGCTGTTCAGCTACTGGGCACCGCCGCGCCAGTGCGCCGAAATGGCACGGCACGTCAACGACGGCATCGCCGAGATGGTCCGGCACGCTCCGGACCGGTTCGTCGGCCTGGCCACCCTGCCGATGGGGGACACGGACCTCGCACTCGCCGAGCTGGAGCGCGCCACCGGCGAACTCGGCCTGCGCGGCGTCGAGATCGGTACGAACATCGCGGGCCGCGAACTCGACGACCCGTCCTTCCTGCCGGTTTTCCAGGAGATGGCCGACCGGGGCGTGCCCCTGCTGGTCCACCCCTGGGACATCCGCTCCGCCGACCGGCTCGCACGCTACAACGCGATGTACACCGTGGGCATGCCCACCGAGACCGCCTACGCGGCCCTCGCCCTGCTGCACGGCGGTGTCCTCGGCGCGGTTCCGGGGCTGCGGGTGCTCCTCGCCCACGGCGCGGGCGCGCTCGCATGGCTGCTGCCGCGCATCGACCGGGGCTGGGCGACCTGGCCGGACCGCCGCGGCGGCGCCGAGCAGCCGCCCGGCGTACTCGCCCGCCGCCTGTGGGCGGATTCGCTCGCGGGGGACGAGGCGAACATCCGGCTGGCCGGACACCGGCTGGGCTGGGACCGCATCGTGCTGGGCACCGATTACCCCTTCCCCTTCGGCGAGCAGAGCCCGGGCGACGTCGTCCTCGCGTCCTCGCTGGACCCCGGCACCAAGACGGCGATCCTCTCGGGGAACTCCGCCGCCCTGCTGACCGGACTCCCGACAGATCACACACACGGCCAACACGGCCAACACGGCCAACACAGCCAACACAGCCAAGAACAGAGGTAG
- a CDS encoding 3-hydroxyanthranilate 3,4-dioxygenase has translation MTQQTDTRDGERTGIVPVDQLRAAGAAAFPGALAAKALYPDSQFEVILVRGPNSRNDFHVNPYDELFIQLEGTIRVDTREPGAGPRRNLVHEGELFVVPAGVPHSPLRPAGTWGLVVEIRRQPGDTEDVEWYCDHCDALIERVTMESSEMIGSLMPLLSAFQASVERRTCGSCGEVLAQPGPFVLDGTE, from the coding sequence ATGACGCAGCAGACTGACACGCGAGACGGCGAGCGGACCGGGATCGTCCCGGTCGACCAGCTCCGCGCGGCGGGTGCCGCGGCGTTCCCGGGCGCACTGGCGGCCAAGGCCCTCTACCCCGACTCGCAGTTCGAGGTCATCCTCGTGCGCGGCCCGAACAGCCGCAACGACTTCCACGTCAACCCGTACGACGAACTCTTCATCCAGCTCGAAGGCACCATCCGCGTCGACACCCGGGAACCCGGTGCGGGACCGCGCCGCAACCTGGTCCACGAGGGCGAGCTGTTCGTGGTCCCCGCGGGCGTGCCCCACTCCCCGCTGCGGCCGGCCGGCACCTGGGGCCTCGTGGTCGAGATCCGCCGCCAGCCGGGCGACACCGAGGACGTCGAGTGGTACTGCGACCACTGCGACGCGCTGATCGAGCGGGTCACCATGGAGTCCTCGGAGATGATCGGCTCCCTGATGCCGCTGCTCAGCGCCTTCCAGGCCAGCGTGGAGCGCCGCACCTGCGGTTCCTGCGGTGAAGTCCTCGCGCAGCCCGGCCCGTTCGTGCTGGACGGGACCGAGTGA
- a CDS encoding flavin reductase family protein, producing MSPATTREVAPADFRAGMKQLASAVSVIATGSEADPAAWRGMTATAVCSLCAEPPSLVVCLNQQTGTYRQLRENGLFSVNVLADRDVHLAQTFAGQHGLAGADRFTTGDWAPGRLGVPVLGSALAAFECRVVQTVEYGTHCLLIGNIETIHQPTIHQLTVNPPDEDGRTEQPLVYHSQGFHGLGSEIVTTGGPRR from the coding sequence ATGAGCCCCGCGACGACACGGGAAGTGGCACCGGCCGATTTCCGGGCCGGGATGAAGCAGCTGGCGAGCGCGGTGAGCGTCATCGCCACCGGCTCCGAGGCGGACCCGGCCGCCTGGCGGGGCATGACGGCCACCGCCGTCTGCTCCCTGTGCGCGGAGCCCCCGAGCCTCGTCGTCTGCCTCAACCAGCAGACGGGCACCTACCGGCAGCTGCGGGAGAACGGCCTCTTCTCCGTCAACGTGCTCGCCGACCGGGACGTGCATCTGGCACAGACCTTCGCCGGACAGCACGGCCTCGCCGGGGCCGACCGGTTCACCACCGGTGACTGGGCTCCCGGGCGACTGGGGGTCCCCGTCCTCGGCAGCGCCCTGGCCGCCTTCGAATGCCGGGTCGTACAGACCGTCGAGTACGGCACGCACTGCCTGCTCATCGGAAACATCGAGACCATCCACCAGCCGACCATCCACCAACTGACCGTCAACCCACCGGACGAGGACGGCCGCACCGAGCAGCCGCTCGTCTACCACAGCCAGGGATTCCACGGCCTCGGCAGCGAGATCGTGACCACGGGAGGGCCCCGCAGATGA
- a CDS encoding 4-hydroxyphenylacetate 3-hydroxylase family protein: MVGVIHWVSECRDARLRGGAKSPKKSLQGHVCAGQMGAADGVSRGRAVCGGWPYCSSCDVIRRVLKTGKEHLESLRDGRRVYVGRTLVEDVTTHPAFARAAQTISHLYDVKADPANHDVMSYLEDGERHSSYFMRARTRDDLAQRSETHRRIADLSHGLLGRSPDYVASFVTGMAVSPEVFGDRSDHVTAYWRHLRDNDLYAAHAIVAPQAARDPAFYERANLPIPTLRVVGEDDNGVIVHGMKMLATGAVLANEIWIGNILPLAPENEAESITMAVACNAPGVSLWSRKPLATTAASEFDGPLSWRYDETDAMVLFDRVHVPWERVFVHNDVPLSRELYFRTPAHAYGNHQSNVRFQSKLQLLVGVASRIAQSTGAEKVPAVREKLGRLASQEALLGGLIDGQLWGAEPWGDGHVTYNRRSMYAAMNWCVEQYSEIVDVLRELCGGGSLQFPADWSVLADEELSGIFRKFWHTPQLDAVERMKLHRLAWDLVGSEFAGRHQQYEKFYAGAGFIVRGHNFREAPWEKFHGIVDDLLGSYTHPADPTGAAS, translated from the coding sequence ATGGTTGGGGTAATTCATTGGGTGAGTGAATGTCGTGACGCGCGTCTCCGTGGGGGTGCGAAATCACCGAAGAAGAGCCTTCAGGGTCATGTTTGCGCAGGTCAGATGGGTGCTGCTGATGGCGTCAGCCGAGGCCGGGCCGTATGTGGGGGCTGGCCATATTGCAGTTCCTGTGATGTGATCCGTCGGGTGTTGAAGACTGGCAAAGAACATCTTGAGAGCCTGCGCGATGGCCGCCGCGTCTACGTCGGTCGGACGCTTGTCGAAGACGTAACCACGCATCCTGCATTCGCTCGTGCGGCGCAGACAATTTCACATCTCTACGATGTGAAAGCCGACCCGGCGAATCATGACGTGATGAGTTATCTGGAGGACGGGGAAAGGCACAGCTCGTATTTCATGCGGGCCCGGACCCGGGACGACCTCGCACAGCGGTCCGAGACCCACCGGCGGATCGCGGACCTGAGCCACGGCCTGCTGGGCCGGTCTCCGGACTACGTCGCGAGCTTCGTCACCGGCATGGCCGTTTCCCCCGAGGTCTTCGGAGACAGGTCCGACCACGTCACCGCGTACTGGCGCCACCTGCGGGACAACGACCTGTACGCCGCGCACGCGATCGTCGCCCCGCAAGCCGCGCGCGACCCCGCCTTCTACGAACGGGCCAACCTGCCGATCCCCACCCTGCGGGTGGTCGGCGAGGACGACAACGGCGTCATCGTGCACGGCATGAAGATGCTCGCCACCGGAGCCGTTCTGGCGAACGAGATCTGGATCGGGAACATCCTGCCGCTGGCCCCGGAGAACGAGGCCGAGTCGATCACGATGGCCGTTGCCTGCAATGCGCCCGGCGTCTCCCTCTGGTCCCGCAAACCCCTCGCCACCACCGCGGCCTCGGAGTTCGACGGCCCGCTGAGCTGGCGGTACGACGAGACCGACGCCATGGTCCTGTTCGACCGTGTCCACGTCCCGTGGGAACGCGTCTTCGTCCACAACGACGTGCCGCTCTCCCGGGAGCTGTACTTCCGCACCCCCGCACACGCCTACGGCAACCACCAGTCCAACGTGCGGTTCCAGTCCAAGCTGCAGCTCCTGGTGGGGGTCGCGAGCCGGATCGCCCAGTCGACCGGCGCCGAGAAGGTGCCCGCCGTACGCGAGAAGCTGGGCCGCCTCGCCTCGCAGGAGGCCCTGCTGGGCGGTCTCATCGACGGCCAGCTCTGGGGTGCGGAGCCGTGGGGCGACGGTCACGTCACCTACAACCGGCGCTCCATGTACGCGGCGATGAACTGGTGCGTGGAGCAGTACTCCGAGATCGTGGACGTCCTGCGCGAGCTGTGCGGGGGCGGCTCCCTGCAGTTCCCGGCCGACTGGTCCGTCCTCGCGGACGAGGAACTGAGCGGAATCTTCCGGAAGTTCTGGCACACGCCCCAGCTCGACGCCGTCGAGCGCATGAAGCTGCACCGCCTCGCGTGGGACCTCGTCGGAAGCGAGTTCGCGGGCCGGCACCAGCAGTACGAGAAGTTCTATGCCGGCGCCGGATTCATCGTGCGCGGCCACAACTTCCGCGAAGCCCCCTGGGAGAAGTTCCACGGCATCGTGGACGACCTGCTGGGCTCGTACACCCACCCCGCCGACCCCACCGGAGCGGCATCATGA
- a CDS encoding tryptophan 2,3-dioxygenase, translated as MEHPSDLTMESGDGGNPFTRYVGSDVLLSLQNLRTDSETEPSFLITTQVNELLFKLAHTEAVRARNQLEDDDVAGALRTLRRLRNVYTALNGSWDVLCSLGPTEYGEFREALGEGSGFQSYMYRHMEFLLGHKVAMMAEGHRGHEPTYRELLRSLGEMSLYDAVLRLLWRRGLPVPQSSVERDWSEAVPPLREEIVEVWRTVYTDQGKYADLYLLAEALVDVAFDLCRWRTTHLLSVERLLGSKTGTAGSSGANWLRRVAEQRFFPELWAVRAQL; from the coding sequence ATGGAACATCCCAGTGACTTGACGATGGAGAGCGGAGACGGGGGCAACCCGTTCACACGCTATGTGGGCAGCGACGTACTGCTGTCCCTGCAGAACCTGCGGACGGACTCGGAAACCGAGCCCTCGTTCCTGATCACCACCCAGGTGAACGAGCTCCTGTTCAAGCTCGCCCACACCGAAGCGGTGCGGGCGAGGAACCAGCTGGAGGACGACGACGTCGCGGGGGCCCTGCGCACCCTGCGCCGGCTGCGCAACGTCTACACCGCGCTGAACGGCTCCTGGGACGTGCTCTGTTCACTGGGGCCCACCGAATACGGCGAGTTCCGCGAGGCGCTCGGCGAGGGTTCCGGGTTCCAGTCGTACATGTACCGTCACATGGAATTCCTGCTGGGCCACAAGGTCGCGATGATGGCCGAGGGCCACCGCGGCCATGAGCCCACCTACCGCGAACTGCTCCGCTCGCTCGGCGAGATGAGCCTCTACGACGCGGTCCTGCGGCTGCTGTGGCGGCGCGGGCTGCCCGTACCGCAGAGCAGTGTCGAGCGGGACTGGAGCGAGGCCGTCCCCCCGCTCCGGGAGGAGATCGTCGAGGTCTGGCGAACCGTCTACACCGACCAGGGCAAGTACGCGGACCTCTACCTGCTGGCGGAAGCCCTGGTGGACGTGGCCTTCGACCTGTGCCGGTGGCGCACCACCCATCTGCTCTCCGTCGAGCGGCTCCTCGGCTCGAAGACGGGCACCGCCGGCAGCTCCGGCGCCAACTGGCTGCGACGCGTGGCCGAACAGCGATTCTTCCCCGAACTGTGGGCGGTCAGAGCACAGCTCTGA
- a CDS encoding tryptophan halogenase family protein — protein sequence MIKNIVIVGGGTAGWMSACYLKATFGSNVSVTVVESKNIPSIGVGEATFSTVRHFFQYLGLQEHEWMPECSATYKLAIRFENWREQGHHFYHPFERTRVVDGFPITDWWLNQRPSDRFDDDCFVIPALCEQLSSPRHLDGNIFEQREDRAGNGSEAVGRSTLTEQQTQFPYAYHFDTVLLAKFLTKYGTERGVKHVLDDVTDVALDERGWISHVNTAEHGELHGDLFIDCTGWRGMLINQALGEPFISYQDSLPNDRAVALRVPVDAATRGMRPCTTATAQDAGWIWTIPLFDRIGTGYVYASDYITPEEAEQTLRDFVGPEAEGVEANHIKMRIGRTRNAWVNNCVGIGLSAGFVEPLESTGIFFIQNAIEQLVKHFPDETWNEGTRASYNGHMARMLDGVREFLVLHYYAAAREDNQYWKDTKTRPLPEGLAERLEQWRVKLPDAESIYPSYHGFEPYSYQAMLLGLGGVPLRSSAALASMDGTAAEKEMRQIRDEARDLVATLPSQYEYFAHMRRPSSA from the coding sequence ATGATCAAGAACATCGTCATCGTCGGTGGGGGCACCGCTGGCTGGATGTCGGCCTGTTACCTCAAGGCGACCTTCGGCTCGAACGTCTCGGTGACCGTCGTGGAGTCGAAGAACATCCCGAGCATCGGGGTCGGCGAAGCCACGTTCAGCACCGTGCGGCACTTCTTCCAGTACCTCGGGCTCCAGGAGCACGAGTGGATGCCGGAGTGCAGCGCCACCTACAAGCTGGCCATCCGCTTCGAGAACTGGCGCGAGCAGGGGCACCACTTCTACCACCCGTTCGAGCGCACCCGGGTCGTCGACGGCTTCCCCATCACCGACTGGTGGCTGAACCAGCGTCCCTCCGACCGCTTCGACGACGACTGCTTCGTGATCCCGGCCCTGTGCGAGCAGCTCTCCTCCCCGCGCCACCTCGACGGCAACATCTTCGAGCAGCGCGAGGACCGGGCCGGCAACGGCTCGGAGGCCGTGGGCCGCAGCACGCTGACCGAGCAGCAGACCCAGTTCCCGTACGCCTACCACTTCGACACGGTGCTGCTGGCGAAGTTCCTCACCAAGTACGGCACCGAGCGCGGGGTCAAGCACGTCCTCGACGACGTCACCGACGTCGCGCTCGACGAGCGCGGCTGGATCAGCCACGTGAACACGGCCGAGCACGGCGAGCTGCACGGCGACCTGTTCATCGACTGCACCGGCTGGCGCGGGATGCTCATCAACCAGGCGCTGGGCGAGCCCTTCATCTCGTACCAGGACAGCCTGCCCAACGACCGGGCCGTGGCCCTGCGGGTGCCGGTGGACGCCGCCACGCGCGGCATGCGTCCCTGCACCACCGCGACCGCCCAGGACGCGGGCTGGATCTGGACGATCCCGCTCTTCGACCGCATCGGCACGGGCTACGTCTACGCCAGCGACTACATCACCCCGGAAGAGGCCGAGCAGACGCTGCGCGACTTCGTCGGCCCCGAGGCCGAGGGGGTGGAGGCCAACCACATCAAGATGCGGATCGGCCGCACCCGCAACGCCTGGGTGAACAACTGCGTCGGCATCGGCCTGTCCGCCGGGTTCGTGGAGCCGCTGGAGTCCACCGGGATCTTCTTCATCCAGAACGCCATCGAACAGCTCGTCAAGCACTTCCCCGACGAGACCTGGAACGAGGGGACGCGCGCGTCCTACAACGGCCACATGGCCCGGATGCTCGACGGCGTACGGGAGTTCCTGGTCCTCCACTACTACGCGGCCGCCCGCGAGGACAACCAGTACTGGAAGGACACCAAGACCCGGCCGCTGCCGGAGGGTCTGGCCGAGCGCCTGGAGCAGTGGCGGGTCAAGCTGCCGGACGCCGAGTCCATCTACCCCTCCTACCACGGCTTCGAGCCGTATTCGTACCAGGCGATGCTGCTGGGCCTCGGGGGCGTGCCGCTGCGCTCCTCCGCCGCCCTCGCGTCGATGGACGGTACGGCCGCCGAGAAGGAGATGCGGCAGATCCGCGACGAGGCACGTGACCTCGTCGCCACGCTGCCCAGTCAGTACGAGTACTTCGCGCACATGCGCAGGCCGTCGTCAGCGTGA
- a CDS encoding MFS transporter: MTTNDSMEKAETATERPRASPWRNLDFRRLMVGNTASHFGYQISDVAVPLVAVTTVGASAFDVGLMRMVGQLPYLLLVLFVGVLVDRWRRRNVLIAADLGRALALALIPLAYAFHGLGISTLYIVAFLVGTCTVLFDVGAQAFLPRVIEREQLAKGNSELETARSTALICGPALGGLLVSLIMPPAAVVAAVGFFLLSALAIWRIQKPEPAPETSQRTGNPFPQIAAGMRFVFGNAVLRSVTIITASFNFCYAAFTAIYIVFLPKELHLSGFAIGLAFAAMGPGLLVGALFSAELPKRFGYGRVLITCAFVSNIFLLGISMLHGSGVLTVALLVSLNFMYGCLSQTFAVSLVAIRQSITPDRFLGRVMATLRFLGVGLVPFGSLFGGLLATQVGMRPALFAIALVMCLVPVPYFLMPTALTKIGTELPKVDNGDDDADADAEVADAEVAKADAKADAKADNA, encoded by the coding sequence GTGACAACGAACGACTCGATGGAGAAGGCGGAGACCGCGACCGAGCGGCCGCGCGCCAGTCCGTGGCGCAACCTGGACTTCCGCCGCCTGATGGTGGGCAACACCGCCTCCCACTTCGGGTACCAGATCAGCGATGTCGCGGTGCCCCTGGTGGCCGTGACGACGGTGGGCGCGTCCGCGTTCGACGTGGGCCTGATGCGCATGGTCGGACAGCTGCCCTACCTGCTGCTGGTCCTGTTCGTCGGCGTACTCGTCGACCGGTGGCGCCGCCGCAACGTGCTGATCGCGGCGGACCTGGGGCGGGCCCTGGCCCTGGCCCTGATCCCGCTGGCCTACGCCTTCCACGGGCTGGGGATCTCGACGCTGTACATCGTCGCGTTCCTGGTCGGCACGTGCACGGTGCTGTTCGACGTCGGCGCCCAGGCGTTCCTGCCCCGGGTGATCGAAAGGGAGCAGCTCGCCAAGGGCAACAGCGAGCTGGAGACGGCCCGTTCGACGGCGCTGATCTGCGGTCCGGCGCTCGGTGGTCTGCTGGTCTCGCTCATCATGCCCCCGGCCGCCGTGGTCGCGGCAGTCGGCTTCTTCCTGCTCTCGGCCCTGGCCATCTGGCGCATCCAGAAGCCCGAACCGGCGCCGGAGACGAGCCAGCGGACCGGGAACCCCTTCCCGCAGATCGCGGCCGGCATGCGCTTCGTGTTCGGCAACGCGGTGCTGCGCTCGGTGACGATCATCACCGCGTCCTTCAACTTCTGCTACGCGGCCTTCACGGCGATCTACATCGTCTTCCTGCCCAAGGAGCTGCACCTCTCCGGCTTCGCCATCGGCCTGGCCTTCGCCGCCATGGGCCCCGGTCTGCTGGTCGGCGCGCTCTTCTCCGCCGAGTTGCCCAAGCGGTTCGGCTACGGCCGGGTGCTCATCACCTGCGCCTTCGTGAGCAACATCTTCCTGCTCGGGATCTCCATGCTGCACGGGTCCGGTGTGCTCACCGTCGCCCTGCTGGTCTCCCTCAACTTCATGTACGGCTGCCTCAGCCAGACCTTCGCCGTGTCGCTGGTGGCCATCCGCCAGTCCATCACCCCCGACCGCTTCCTGGGCCGGGTCATGGCGACCCTGCGCTTCCTCGGCGTGGGCCTGGTCCCCTTCGGCTCGCTCTTCGGCGGCCTCCTCGCCACCCAGGTGGGCATGCGCCCCGCCCTGTTCGCCATCGCGCTGGTGATGTGCCTGGTCCCGGTGCCGTACTTCCTGATGCCCACGGCCCTGACGAAGATCGGCACGGAACTGCCCAAGGTCGACAACGGCGATGACGACGCCGACGCCGACGCCGAAGTCGCCGACGCCGAAGTCGCCAAGGCCGACGCGAAGGCAGACGCCAAGGCCGACAACGCCTGA
- a CDS encoding alpha/beta hydrolase, whose product MSETPDFVDAPFILPVEPVAPERNGIIDLYLPEDATGPVPAVIFVCGGPLPAELPWNRPRDWPVYRGYGSLLAAHGTAAAPLQLPLNSYADFPRASEALAQAVETLRADPRIDADRIGIWFFCGGGPLISTWLREAPEWLRVLAATYPVLGSRPGKELLPEFEPSQALTEAGALPPIVLTTVGLEDALIAETEARFIEVAAEQGVGVEVIDVPNGHHGFDFMEATEESREAVLRALTSVLDALK is encoded by the coding sequence ATGTCCGAAACCCCCGACTTCGTGGATGCCCCGTTCATCCTCCCGGTCGAGCCCGTCGCGCCCGAGCGCAACGGCATCATCGACCTCTACCTGCCCGAGGACGCGACCGGTCCCGTCCCGGCGGTCATCTTCGTCTGCGGCGGTCCGCTGCCCGCCGAACTGCCGTGGAACCGGCCGCGCGACTGGCCGGTCTACCGCGGCTACGGCTCCCTGCTGGCCGCGCACGGCACGGCCGCCGCGCCCCTGCAGCTCCCGCTGAACTCGTACGCGGACTTCCCGCGCGCCTCCGAGGCCCTCGCGCAGGCGGTCGAGACCCTCCGGGCCGACCCCCGGATCGACGCCGACCGGATCGGCATCTGGTTCTTCTGCGGAGGCGGTCCGCTGATCTCCACCTGGCTGCGCGAGGCACCCGAGTGGCTGCGCGTCCTGGCCGCCACCTACCCGGTGCTGGGCTCCCGGCCGGGCAAGGAACTCCTGCCGGAGTTCGAGCCCTCGCAGGCACTGACCGAGGCCGGCGCCCTGCCGCCCATCGTGCTGACCACGGTCGGCCTGGAGGACGCGCTGATCGCGGAGACCGAGGCTCGGTTCATCGAGGTGGCCGCGGAGCAGGGGGTGGGCGTCGAGGTGATCGACGTACCCAACGGCCACCACGGCTTCGACTTCATGGAGGCCACGGAGGAGTCCCGCGAGGCCGTCCTGCGCGCCCTGACGTCGGTCCTCGACGCCCTCAAGTAA